One genomic window of Cupriavidus oxalaticus includes the following:
- a CDS encoding LysR family transcriptional regulator: protein MRFEDLEAFLVVSEHGNLHRAADTLGMTQSGLSKTLARLEAEAGMPLFERTPRGLVPTSVGKTLLAHARKISLAATDLRNELAEQRLARAGTVRLGAIPYLVPSLLSPLLAQFFVSRPLAVFSIETHLSARLMAVLQNGDADLILAARPASVPEDIDWLPLGPLTMQIVCRAAHPRRDSFRTLADLTEERWAVPASSLYLRQWLEERFTSVGLPPPRVAVESTASPVAFGELLRHSDLLGIMPPRILKQAEGQGLQAIAGPGMSWQHELAVLWRAGGYLSPICQDFRDAVVKWCEEMEI from the coding sequence ATGCGATTCGAGGATCTAGAAGCCTTCCTGGTAGTCAGCGAACACGGCAACCTGCATCGCGCGGCCGACACGCTCGGCATGACCCAGTCCGGCCTGTCCAAGACGCTGGCGCGGCTGGAGGCCGAGGCCGGCATGCCGCTGTTCGAGCGCACTCCGCGCGGGCTGGTGCCGACCAGCGTCGGCAAGACGCTGCTGGCCCATGCGCGCAAGATTTCGCTGGCGGCGACCGACCTGCGCAACGAACTGGCCGAGCAACGCCTGGCGCGCGCCGGCACCGTGCGGCTCGGCGCCATCCCGTACCTGGTGCCGTCGCTGCTGTCGCCGCTGCTGGCGCAGTTCTTCGTCAGCCGCCCGCTGGCGGTGTTCTCGATCGAGACACACCTGAGCGCGCGCCTGATGGCGGTGCTGCAGAACGGTGACGCGGACCTGATCCTGGCCGCGCGCCCGGCCAGCGTGCCTGAGGACATCGACTGGCTGCCACTGGGGCCGCTGACCATGCAGATCGTCTGCCGCGCGGCGCATCCGCGCCGCGACAGCTTCCGTACGCTGGCCGACCTGACCGAAGAGCGCTGGGCCGTGCCGGCCAGTTCGCTGTACCTGCGCCAGTGGCTGGAAGAACGATTCACCTCGGTGGGCCTGCCGCCGCCGCGCGTCGCGGTGGAAAGCACGGCCTCGCCGGTCGCGTTCGGCGAGTTGCTGCGGCACTCGGACCTGCTCGGCATCATGCCGCCGCGCATCCTGAAGCAGGCCGAGGGACAGGGATTGCAGGCGATCGCCGGGCCGGGCATGTCGTGGCAGCATGAACTGGCGGTGCTGTGGCGCGCCGGCGGCTACCTGTCGCCGATCTGCCAGGACTTCCGCGACGCGGTGGTCAAGTGGTGCGAGGAAATGGAGATCTGA
- a CDS encoding phosphatase PAP2/dual specificity phosphatase family protein, protein MSTLPAGAAEAAAAASRGERPWRLACLLLALAGAFFFSSYGFANWLASQRAQVPSVYFGWERGIPFLPWTIIPYWSIDLLYGISFFLWRTRAALVVHVRRLVLAQLVSVACFIAFPLRFSFERPQAEGLPGQLFALLGGFDLPFNQAPSLHISLLVILWVAYAAHLRGGWRWLLHGWFALIGVSVLTTWQHHVIDVPTGALAGWLCVYLFPMRLPGVAMGVPDARTRQLSRRYGIGAVMALLCAVLAVGASVMLAFLLLWAALALACVARIYALAAPAWFQKHADGTMAQAACWVLAPYLLGAFLNSRWWTRRAPQASRIADGVWVGRFPTDAELRALGADAVLDLSAELPRAATEPGLAYRCVPVLDLTVPTAQQLEQAVAQLDAWHAQARRILVSCALGYSRSALVAAAWMARRQGLRGAPAALAALRAHRPAVVLGREHAEALQAWLDQYPTPEAADGH, encoded by the coding sequence ATGAGCACGCTGCCCGCTGGCGCGGCTGAGGCGGCTGCCGCGGCATCCCGCGGCGAACGTCCGTGGCGGCTGGCCTGCCTGCTGCTGGCGCTGGCCGGCGCGTTTTTCTTTTCCAGCTACGGCTTTGCCAACTGGCTTGCGAGCCAGCGCGCGCAGGTGCCGTCAGTCTATTTCGGCTGGGAGCGCGGCATCCCGTTCCTGCCGTGGACCATCATCCCGTATTGGTCGATCGATCTGCTGTACGGCATCTCCTTTTTCCTGTGGCGCACGCGCGCTGCGCTGGTCGTGCACGTCAGGCGGCTGGTGCTGGCGCAGCTGGTCTCGGTGGCGTGCTTTATCGCGTTCCCGCTGCGCTTCAGCTTCGAGCGGCCGCAGGCGGAGGGGCTGCCGGGGCAGCTGTTCGCGCTGCTGGGCGGCTTCGACCTGCCGTTCAACCAGGCGCCGTCGCTGCATATCAGCCTGCTGGTGATCCTGTGGGTCGCGTACGCGGCGCACCTGCGCGGCGGCTGGCGCTGGCTGCTCCATGGCTGGTTCGCGCTGATCGGCGTGTCGGTGCTGACCACGTGGCAGCACCACGTGATCGACGTGCCGACCGGGGCGCTGGCCGGCTGGCTGTGCGTTTACCTGTTCCCGATGCGGCTGCCGGGCGTTGCGATGGGAGTGCCCGATGCGCGCACGCGCCAGCTTTCGCGGCGCTATGGGATTGGCGCAGTCATGGCACTGCTGTGCGCGGTGCTGGCGGTGGGAGCCTCCGTGATGCTGGCGTTCCTGCTGCTGTGGGCGGCGCTGGCGCTGGCCTGCGTTGCCCGCATCTACGCGCTGGCCGCGCCGGCCTGGTTCCAGAAGCATGCCGACGGCACGATGGCGCAGGCGGCATGCTGGGTGCTGGCGCCATACCTGCTCGGCGCGTTCCTGAATTCGCGCTGGTGGACGCGGCGCGCGCCGCAGGCCAGCCGCATCGCAGACGGCGTCTGGGTCGGCCGCTTCCCGACCGATGCCGAACTTCGCGCACTGGGCGCTGACGCCGTGCTGGACCTGAGCGCCGAATTGCCGCGCGCCGCAACCGAGCCGGGGCTGGCCTATCGCTGCGTGCCGGTGCTGGACCTGACCGTGCCGACCGCGCAGCAACTGGAGCAGGCCGTGGCGCAACTCGACGCGTGGCACGCGCAAGCGCGCCGGATACTGGTGAGCTGTGCGCTGGGCTATTCGCGCAGCGCGCTGGTGGCGGCTGCATGGATGGCGCGCCGGCAGGGACTGCGCGGCGCCCCGGCGGCACTGGCCGCATTACGTGCACACCGACCCGCGGTGGTGCTGGGGCGCGAGCACGCCGAGGCGCTGCAGGCGTGGCTCGACCAATATCCGACCCCGGAGGCTGCCGATGGCCACTGA
- a CDS encoding NADPH:quinone oxidoreductase family protein — translation MQEDDYLGLVCSRWCHWSELELQRIPRRPLGRGQVRIRVRHAGVGFALSLFVSGKYQRKPPLPFTPGTEAAGEILEVAPDVTRLRVGQRVAAALDWGGFAEEVVTTADTVYPVPDGLELAHAAALPVTYGTVWAALAWRAALHPGETMLVHGASGALGTAAVQVGKLMGARVIATASTDAKREAALANGAAHALPADAATLAASVKALCPAGGADVVFDPVGGDLFDASLRCAAPGARLLSIGYASGRIPEVPANLLLVKNLSMIGFNYGYYIGWGLTDERQRFAPRVQQVVEQIMQAVASGKLAPPVLQHFPLRDWLAAVDTTMSRRAIGKVMLDI, via the coding sequence ATGCAAGAGGACGATTACCTGGGGCTGGTCTGCTCGCGCTGGTGCCACTGGAGCGAACTCGAACTGCAGCGCATCCCGCGCCGGCCGCTCGGGCGGGGGCAGGTGCGCATCCGCGTGCGGCATGCGGGCGTCGGGTTTGCGCTGAGCCTGTTCGTGTCGGGCAAGTACCAGCGCAAGCCGCCGCTGCCGTTCACGCCGGGCACCGAGGCGGCGGGCGAGATCCTGGAGGTGGCGCCGGACGTGACGCGGCTGCGCGTGGGCCAGCGCGTGGCGGCGGCGCTGGACTGGGGCGGCTTTGCCGAAGAAGTGGTGACGACTGCCGACACGGTCTATCCGGTGCCGGACGGGCTTGAACTGGCGCACGCCGCGGCGTTGCCGGTCACCTACGGCACAGTGTGGGCCGCGCTGGCGTGGCGCGCCGCGTTGCACCCCGGCGAGACCATGCTGGTGCACGGCGCCAGCGGCGCGCTCGGCACGGCTGCCGTGCAGGTGGGCAAGCTGATGGGCGCGCGCGTGATTGCCACCGCCAGCACCGATGCCAAGCGCGAGGCGGCACTGGCCAACGGCGCGGCGCACGCGCTGCCTGCCGATGCGGCCACGCTGGCGGCCTCGGTCAAGGCGCTGTGCCCGGCGGGCGGGGCCGACGTGGTGTTCGATCCGGTCGGCGGCGACCTGTTCGATGCCTCGCTGCGCTGCGCGGCACCGGGCGCGCGGCTGCTGTCGATCGGCTATGCCAGCGGTCGCATCCCGGAAGTGCCTGCGAACCTGCTGCTGGTCAAGAACCTGTCGATGATCGGCTTCAACTACGGCTACTACATCGGCTGGGGACTGACCGACGAGCGCCAGCGCTTCGCGCCGCGCGTGCAGCAGGTGGTCGAACAGATCATGCAGGCGGTGGCGAGCGGCAAGCTGGCGCCGCCGGTGCTGCAGCACTTCCCGCTGCGCGACTGGCTGGCGGCGGTCGACACCACGATGTCGCGCCGCGCCATCGGCAAGGTCATGCTGGATATCTGA
- a CDS encoding phosphatidate cytidylyltransferase — translation MPTTPTLHWSHETWLLFGGLFAVLLLASTVTALLRWRVAGGGQHAVIDNLAQRVNAWWWMIGVMGAAFALGRTAVIVLFFLLSFFALREFVTITTTRRGDHRAIAAAFFVFLPLQYVLVYTGWYGMFSILIPVYAFLFLPILAALSSETTRFLERCAGVQWAVMICVFCISHVPALLTLPIPGFEGRNLLLIAFLVIVVQGSDVLQYVWGKLCGKRKIAPLLSPSKTVEGFVGGVASATALGAALWWITPFTPWQAGLIALAIALMGFLGGLVMSAIKRDRGIKDWGHMIQGHGGMLDRLDSVVFAAPVFFHITRYWWVP, via the coding sequence ATGCCGACCACGCCAACGTTGCATTGGAGCCATGAAACCTGGCTGCTGTTCGGCGGCCTGTTTGCGGTGCTGCTGCTCGCCTCCACCGTGACCGCGCTGCTGCGCTGGCGCGTGGCCGGCGGCGGGCAGCACGCGGTGATCGACAACCTCGCGCAGCGCGTCAATGCCTGGTGGTGGATGATCGGCGTCATGGGGGCGGCCTTCGCGCTGGGCCGCACCGCGGTGATCGTGCTGTTCTTCCTGCTGTCGTTCTTCGCGCTGCGCGAGTTCGTCACCATCACCACCACGCGCCGCGGCGACCATCGCGCCATCGCCGCCGCCTTCTTCGTGTTCCTGCCGCTGCAGTACGTGCTGGTCTACACCGGCTGGTATGGCATGTTCTCGATCCTGATCCCGGTCTATGCCTTCCTGTTCCTGCCGATCCTGGCGGCGCTGTCGTCCGAGACCACGCGCTTCCTGGAGCGCTGCGCCGGGGTGCAGTGGGCGGTGATGATCTGCGTGTTCTGCATCTCGCACGTGCCGGCGCTGCTGACGCTGCCGATCCCGGGCTTCGAGGGCCGCAACCTGCTGCTGATCGCCTTCCTGGTGATCGTGGTGCAGGGCAGCGACGTGCTGCAGTACGTGTGGGGCAAGCTGTGCGGCAAGCGCAAGATCGCGCCGCTGCTGTCGCCGTCAAAGACGGTGGAAGGGTTTGTCGGCGGCGTGGCCAGCGCCACCGCACTGGGCGCGGCGCTGTGGTGGATCACGCCGTTCACGCCGTGGCAGGCCGGGCTGATCGCGCTGGCGATCGCGCTGATGGGGTTCCTGGGCGGGCTGGTGATGTCGGCGATCAAGCGCGACCGCGGCATCAAGGACTGGGGCCACATGATCCAGGGCCACGGCGGCATGCTCGACCGGCTCGACTCGGTGGTGTTCGCCGCGCCGGTGTTCTTCCATATCACCCGCTACTGGTGGGTGCCCTGA
- a CDS encoding CDP-alcohol phosphatidyltransferase family protein produces MTLYELKPRFQAWLRPVVQDLADRGATANQVTVAAAAGSLAVGVLAAIGMLVSESPALFLLFPLWLFLRMALNAIDGMLAREHGQQSALGAYLNELGDIVSDLALILPLAALPDFGLAQVGTFALLAVMVEAAGLVGPLAGASRRYDGPLGKSDRAFAVGAIALWAGLGLGFGGAASWLWLALSLLSLYTITNRVRRGVAEARARTAG; encoded by the coding sequence ATGACGCTCTACGAACTCAAGCCCAGGTTCCAGGCATGGCTGCGCCCGGTGGTGCAGGACCTGGCCGATCGCGGCGCCACCGCCAACCAGGTCACGGTCGCCGCGGCCGCCGGTTCCCTCGCGGTCGGCGTGCTGGCCGCCATCGGCATGCTGGTGAGCGAGAGCCCGGCGCTGTTCCTGCTGTTTCCCCTCTGGCTGTTCCTGCGCATGGCGCTCAATGCCATCGACGGCATGCTCGCGCGCGAGCACGGCCAGCAGAGCGCGCTCGGTGCCTACCTCAACGAACTCGGTGACATCGTCTCGGACCTGGCGCTGATCCTGCCGCTGGCGGCGCTGCCGGACTTCGGGCTGGCGCAGGTCGGCACCTTTGCGCTGCTGGCGGTGATGGTCGAGGCCGCCGGCCTGGTCGGCCCGCTTGCCGGCGCCAGCCGGCGCTACGACGGCCCGCTCGGCAAGAGCGACCGTGCCTTCGCGGTCGGGGCCATCGCGCTGTGGGCGGGGCTCGGCCTGGGTTTCGGCGGTGCCGCTTCGTGGCTGTGGCTCGCGCTGTCCTTGCTGTCGCTGTACACCATCACCAATCGCGTGCGCCGCGGCGTTGCCGAGGCGCGTGCCCGCACCGCAGGCTGA
- a CDS encoding bifunctional alpha/beta hydrolase/class I SAM-dependent methyltransferase, whose translation MDRAAIRQPQERHFQTHDGQALFYRHWPAVEGPARGAVVLFHRGHEHSGRVAHLADELNLPGYDIFAWDARGHGRSPGERGYSPSLADSVRDIQTFTHHIAEAHGIPLERTAVIAQSVGAVLAATWVHDYAPPIRALVLASPAFKVKLYVPFARPGLKLMHRLRGRFFVNSYVKAKFLTHDPERIASYDTDPLITRPIAVNILLDLYETAERIVADAAAITVPTQLLISGADWVVHHGPQDRFYERLGARTKERIVLDGFFHDTLGERDRKLAVDAARRFIVREFDTPSAPRSLLDADQIGPFREESDRLASAPGGLAAWYWRAARASLKLGGMLSDGVRLGHETGFDSGSTLDYVYRNTPSGRGPLGRLADEQYLGAIGWRGIRQRKVHAEALIAQAVRRLHAAGMPVRMVDIAAGHGRYVLEALGALDGGAAEVESILLRDYSQLNVDQGRALIAAKGLQGVARFEQGDAFDGDGLAALTPAPTLAVVSGLYELFPENAMVRRSLEGLARALPPGGYLVYTGQPWHPQLEFIARALTSHRGGAAWVMRRRSQAEMDELVRAAGFDKVTQRIDPWGIFTVSLARRRAA comes from the coding sequence ATGGACCGAGCCGCTATCCGCCAGCCGCAGGAGCGGCATTTCCAGACCCATGACGGCCAGGCGCTGTTCTACCGCCACTGGCCGGCGGTGGAGGGCCCGGCGCGCGGCGCCGTGGTGCTGTTCCACCGCGGCCACGAGCATTCCGGCCGGGTCGCCCACCTGGCCGACGAGCTGAACCTGCCGGGCTACGACATCTTTGCCTGGGACGCGCGCGGCCACGGCCGCTCGCCAGGCGAGCGTGGCTACAGCCCCAGCCTGGCGGACTCGGTGCGCGACATCCAGACATTTACCCACCATATCGCCGAGGCGCACGGCATCCCGCTGGAGCGCACCGCGGTCATCGCGCAAAGCGTCGGTGCAGTGCTGGCCGCCACCTGGGTGCACGATTACGCGCCGCCGATCCGCGCGCTGGTGCTGGCCTCGCCGGCGTTCAAGGTCAAGCTGTACGTGCCGTTCGCGCGGCCGGGGCTGAAGCTGATGCACCGGCTGCGCGGCAGGTTCTTTGTCAACAGCTACGTCAAGGCGAAGTTCCTGACGCACGATCCCGAACGCATCGCCAGCTACGACACCGACCCGCTGATCACACGGCCGATCGCGGTCAATATCCTGCTCGACCTGTACGAGACCGCCGAGCGCATCGTCGCCGATGCCGCCGCGATCACGGTGCCGACGCAGCTGCTGATCTCCGGCGCGGACTGGGTGGTGCACCACGGGCCGCAGGACCGCTTCTACGAGCGGCTGGGCGCGCGCACCAAGGAACGCATCGTGCTGGACGGGTTCTTCCACGACACGCTGGGCGAGCGCGACCGCAAGCTGGCGGTGGACGCGGCGCGGCGATTTATCGTGCGCGAGTTCGACACGCCGTCGGCGCCGCGCTCGCTGCTCGATGCCGACCAGATCGGCCCGTTCCGGGAGGAGTCGGACCGGCTGGCGTCGGCGCCGGGCGGGCTGGCGGCGTGGTACTGGCGCGCGGCGCGCGCCAGCCTGAAGCTCGGCGGGATGCTGTCGGACGGCGTGCGGCTTGGGCACGAGACCGGTTTCGACTCGGGCTCGACGCTCGACTACGTTTACCGCAATACGCCGTCGGGACGCGGCCCACTGGGCCGGCTGGCCGACGAGCAATACCTCGGCGCCATCGGCTGGCGCGGGATCCGCCAGCGCAAGGTCCACGCCGAAGCGCTGATCGCCCAGGCTGTGCGGCGGCTGCATGCGGCCGGCATGCCGGTGCGCATGGTCGACATCGCCGCCGGGCACGGTCGCTATGTGCTGGAGGCGCTGGGCGCGCTGGACGGCGGTGCGGCCGAGGTGGAATCGATCCTGCTGCGCGACTACAGCCAGCTCAACGTCGACCAGGGCAGGGCGCTGATCGCGGCCAAGGGACTGCAGGGAGTCGCCCGCTTCGAACAGGGCGATGCCTTCGACGGCGACGGCCTGGCCGCGCTGACGCCGGCACCGACGCTGGCCGTGGTATCGGGCCTGTACGAGCTGTTCCCGGAAAACGCGATGGTGCGCCGCTCGCTGGAAGGCCTGGCGCGCGCGTTGCCGCCGGGCGGCTATCTGGTCTACACCGGCCAGCCCTGGCATCCGCAGCTTGAATTCATCGCCCGCGCGCTGACCAGCCACCGCGGCGGCGCAGCGTGGGTGATGCGGCGCCGCTCGCAGGCCGAGATGGACGAACTGGTGCGCGCCGCCGGCTTCGACAAGGTGACCCAGCGTATCGACCCGTGGGGCATCTTCACCGTCAGCCTGGCGCGCAGGCGCGCAGCATGA
- a CDS encoding tripartite tricarboxylate transporter substrate binding protein, with protein MPTLRSRLRAAMPAIVLATFAVSAHAADAPDADPYPSRPLTIVVPSVAGNVNDAVARLIGQELTRTWGQPVIVDNKPGAGTTTGTKHVARAAKDGYTALLTFTAHVQNPSLYPRIGYDPITDFTPVSEVAISSTILAVSPDFPARTLPELVALVKANPNKYPYGSYGAGTTGHILGELFKREAGLQMDHVAYKGGVPLVTDLAAGHVKIGFVPVGTAMALLQGGKLIPVAMAGAERSALLPGVPTFREAGYKGFEPDAWMGLLFPAGVPKARVEALSREVARIVRMPEIAKKMQDLNLVPVGGTPEAFATVLKSDRDKWSRIIRDVGITLE; from the coding sequence ATGCCGACTCTTCGCTCGCGGCTGCGCGCCGCCATGCCCGCCATCGTGCTGGCCACGTTCGCAGTCTCTGCGCACGCGGCCGATGCACCCGATGCCGATCCCTATCCGTCGCGGCCGCTGACCATCGTCGTGCCGTCCGTGGCCGGCAATGTGAACGATGCCGTGGCGCGGCTGATTGGCCAGGAGCTGACCAGGACCTGGGGCCAGCCGGTCATCGTCGACAACAAGCCGGGCGCGGGCACCACCACCGGCACCAAGCACGTCGCGCGCGCCGCGAAGGACGGCTATACCGCGCTGCTGACCTTCACCGCGCACGTGCAGAACCCGTCGCTGTACCCGCGCATCGGCTATGACCCGATCACCGATTTCACGCCAGTCAGCGAGGTCGCGATCTCGTCGACCATCCTCGCCGTGTCGCCGGATTTCCCGGCGCGCACGCTGCCGGAGCTGGTGGCGCTGGTCAAGGCCAATCCCAACAAGTACCCGTACGGCTCGTACGGTGCCGGCACCACTGGCCATATCCTGGGCGAACTGTTCAAGCGCGAGGCCGGGCTGCAGATGGATCACGTGGCCTACAAGGGCGGTGTGCCGCTGGTCACGGACCTGGCCGCCGGGCATGTGAAGATCGGCTTTGTGCCGGTGGGCACGGCGATGGCGCTGCTGCAGGGCGGCAAGCTGATCCCGGTGGCCATGGCCGGGGCCGAACGTTCGGCGCTGCTGCCCGGGGTGCCGACCTTCCGCGAGGCGGGCTACAAGGGCTTCGAGCCGGATGCGTGGATGGGCCTGCTGTTCCCGGCGGGCGTGCCGAAGGCGCGGGTCGAGGCGCTGTCGCGCGAAGTGGCGCGCATCGTGCGCATGCCGGAGATCGCAAAGAAAATGCAGGACCTGAACCTGGTGCCGGTCGGCGGCACGCCGGAAGCCTTTGCCACGGTGCTGAAGAGCGACCGCGACAAATGGAGCCGCATCATCCGCGATGTCGGCATTACGCTGGAATGA
- a CDS encoding lysophospholipid acyltransferase family protein encodes MWIARATARAIIAFARLLTGMRANWQGCFPAAVQRVYFANHSSHGDFVLIWGCLPPDLRAGTRPVAGADYWDCSPLRRFIGRDVFRALLIDRTHSDPGSDPVALMRGALEGGDSLILFPEGTRNTTDARLLPFKSGIYHLARACPAVEFVPVWIDNLNRVMPKGEVVPVPLLCTVTFGQPLLVADGEDKESFLSRCRDGLLALAPELD; translated from the coding sequence ATGTGGATCGCCCGCGCCACCGCGCGCGCCATCATCGCTTTCGCCCGCCTGCTGACCGGCATGCGCGCCAACTGGCAGGGCTGCTTTCCCGCCGCGGTGCAACGCGTGTACTTTGCCAACCACAGCAGCCATGGCGACTTCGTGCTGATCTGGGGCTGCCTGCCGCCCGACCTGCGCGCCGGCACGCGGCCCGTGGCCGGCGCCGACTATTGGGACTGTTCGCCGCTGCGGCGCTTTATCGGCCGCGACGTATTCCGCGCGCTGCTGATCGACCGCACGCACAGTGATCCCGGCAGCGATCCGGTGGCACTGATGCGCGGCGCACTGGAAGGCGGCGATTCGCTGATCCTGTTCCCCGAGGGCACGCGCAATACCACCGATGCACGGCTGCTGCCGTTCAAGAGCGGCATCTACCACCTGGCGCGCGCGTGCCCGGCGGTGGAGTTCGTGCCGGTCTGGATCGACAACCTCAACCGCGTGATGCCCAAGGGCGAAGTGGTGCCGGTGCCGCTGCTGTGCACCGTGACTTTCGGCCAGCCGCTGCTGGTGGCCGACGGCGAGGACAAGGAGAGCTTCCTGTCCCGCTGCCGCGACGGCCTGCTCGCGCTAGCCCCCGAACTGGACTGA
- a CDS encoding M14 family metallopeptidase, with the protein MSPFSRSYAEARQKFLDAARAAGADLAQFPHPTRRGSAGEDLAIDVAQVGAPGARQCLMVTSGTHGAEGFAGSGAQIAMLNDTALLADCAAAGTSLLLVHAINPYGFSHLRRVNEDNVDLNRNFMDFSQPLPHNGPYAEIAPLLLPAQWPPSDADQAQLMKTVAERGMAWYQAALSGGQYQDPDGMFFGGNKATWSNYTLCRILARFGAGRGALRWIDVHTGLGPWGYGEPIHMGPDTPESLTRTRAIWGSRVTSIYDGSSTSANLTGLAWHAVPQTLPGIDYAGIALEFGTLPVGEVLDALRGDHWLHQHPEADENQRALVRRAMWQAFYGDADDWRDGVVAQVTDAVRSTLAAA; encoded by the coding sequence ATGAGCCCTTTTTCGCGCAGCTACGCCGAAGCCCGCCAGAAATTCCTCGATGCCGCGCGCGCGGCCGGGGCCGACCTGGCGCAGTTCCCGCATCCGACCCGCCGCGGCAGCGCCGGCGAGGACCTGGCGATCGACGTGGCGCAGGTGGGCGCGCCCGGTGCGCGGCAGTGCCTGATGGTGACGTCCGGCACCCATGGCGCCGAGGGCTTCGCCGGCTCCGGCGCGCAGATTGCGATGCTGAACGACACCGCGCTGCTGGCCGATTGCGCCGCGGCCGGCACCAGCCTGCTGCTGGTCCATGCCATCAATCCCTACGGTTTCTCGCACCTGCGCCGGGTCAACGAAGACAACGTCGACCTGAACCGCAACTTCATGGATTTCTCGCAGCCGCTGCCGCACAACGGGCCCTATGCGGAGATCGCGCCGCTGCTGCTGCCGGCGCAATGGCCGCCGTCGGACGCCGACCAGGCGCAGCTGATGAAGACCGTCGCCGAGCGCGGCATGGCGTGGTACCAGGCCGCGCTGAGCGGCGGCCAGTACCAGGACCCGGACGGCATGTTCTTCGGCGGCAACAAGGCGACCTGGAGCAACTACACGCTGTGCCGCATCCTGGCGCGCTTCGGCGCCGGGCGCGGGGCGCTGCGCTGGATCGACGTGCACACCGGCCTGGGGCCGTGGGGCTACGGCGAGCCGATCCACATGGGCCCGGACACGCCCGAGTCGCTGACGCGCACGCGCGCGATCTGGGGCAGCCGGGTGACGTCGATCTATGATGGCTCGTCGACCTCGGCCAACCTGACCGGGCTGGCCTGGCATGCGGTGCCGCAGACGCTGCCGGGGATCGACTATGCCGGCATCGCGCTGGAGTTCGGCACGCTGCCGGTGGGCGAGGTGCTGGACGCGCTGCGCGGCGACCACTGGCTGCACCAGCACCCCGAGGCGGACGAGAACCAGCGCGCGCTGGTGCGCCGGGCGATGTGGCAGGCCTTCTACGGCGATGCCGACGACTGGCGCGACGGCGTGGTGGCGCAGGTGACCGACGCCGTGCGCAGCACGCTGGCCGCGGCTTGA
- a CDS encoding CaiB/BaiF CoA transferase family protein — MQSEQDAALLDGLTVLDLSQGIAGPYCGLVLRQQGARVIKVEPPGGDWSRNMGRIRAGQTAIAVACNAGKQSVLLDARTDSGRAAIARLAARADVVIQNFRPGVAERMGVGYEALAARNPALVYVSITGYGHAGPMAALPAVDTTVQAVSGLMHLNRDGAGQPRRIPFFLIDLSTGLYAAQHACAALFRAARHGKGRHVKLSLLETSAALQSYLLVDDAMFPDAEMAAANAPTGLFAATDGMLYISMLNDAMFVRLARLLGFDDWLGDAALRTCAGRLPRAAELNRRVAQAVAAQPLAHWEAQLTEHDVLFGRVSHASDFLGSEQCRQAGVFGRLALEGIGEVPWANLPGMAGMVRPEGNAPTLGQHTEAVLAEFGISA, encoded by the coding sequence ATGCAATCCGAACAAGACGCCGCGCTGCTCGACGGCCTGACGGTGCTCGACCTGAGCCAGGGGATCGCCGGGCCGTATTGCGGGCTGGTGCTGCGCCAGCAGGGCGCGCGCGTGATCAAGGTGGAACCGCCGGGCGGCGACTGGTCGCGCAATATGGGCCGCATCCGCGCCGGCCAGACCGCGATCGCGGTCGCGTGCAATGCCGGCAAGCAAAGCGTGCTGCTGGATGCGCGCACCGACAGCGGCCGCGCCGCCATCGCACGGCTGGCCGCACGTGCCGACGTGGTGATCCAGAACTTCCGCCCCGGCGTGGCCGAGCGCATGGGCGTGGGCTACGAGGCGCTGGCGGCGCGCAACCCGGCGCTGGTCTATGTGTCGATCACCGGCTACGGCCATGCCGGCCCGATGGCGGCGCTGCCCGCGGTCGATACCACCGTGCAGGCGGTCAGCGGACTGATGCACCTGAACCGCGACGGCGCGGGCCAGCCGCGCCGTATCCCGTTCTTCCTGATCGATCTCAGCACCGGGCTCTATGCCGCCCAGCATGCCTGCGCGGCATTGTTCAGGGCCGCGCGCCATGGCAAGGGACGCCATGTGAAGCTGTCGCTGCTGGAGACCAGCGCTGCGCTTCAGTCGTACCTGCTGGTGGACGATGCCATGTTTCCCGACGCGGAAATGGCCGCGGCCAATGCGCCGACGGGATTGTTCGCCGCAACGGACGGCATGCTCTATATCAGCATGCTCAACGACGCGATGTTCGTGCGGCTGGCACGCCTGCTGGGCTTTGACGACTGGCTCGGCGATGCCGCGCTGCGCACCTGTGCCGGCCGGTTGCCGCGCGCGGCGGAACTGAACCGGCGCGTGGCGCAGGCGGTGGCCGCGCAGCCGCTCGCGCACTGGGAAGCGCAGCTGACCGAGCATGACGTGCTGTTCGGCCGCGTCAGCCACGCCAGCGATTTCCTGGGGAGCGAGCAATGCCGGCAGGCAGGGGTCTTCGGCCGCCTGGCGCTAGAGGGGATTGGCGAGGTGCCCTGGGCCAACCTGCCGGGGATGGCAGGCATGGTGCGGCCCGAGGGCAATGCGCCCACGCTGGGGCAGCACACCGAAGCGGTGCTGGCGGAGTTCGGCATCAGCGCCTGA